The following proteins are encoded in a genomic region of Neoarius graeffei isolate fNeoGra1 chromosome 6, fNeoGra1.pri, whole genome shotgun sequence:
- the LOC132888471 gene encoding B-type lectin plumieribetin-like → MSRNFLSINEELQKGDFLLSNNSEYKAIFQDDGNFVVYGWAPLWATDTGGIPGISRLAKQNDCNLVIYTPDKPVWAAGSYSPDLTTCRLTLGNDGILVIHRDGDVVWKSTKKN, encoded by the exons ATGAGCAGGAACTTCTTGTCTATAAATGAAGAGCTCCAGAAAGGAGACTTCCTGTTATCCAACAACAGCGAGTACAAAGCAATCTTTCAG GATGATGGGAACTTTGTAGTGTATGGCTGGGCGCCGCTGTGGGCTACTGACACTGGCGGCATTCCAGGCATCAGTCGCCTGGCCAAGCAAAACGACTGCAACCTCGTCATATATACGCCGGATAAACCCGTGTGGGCCGCCGGCAGCTACAGCCCGGATCTCACCACATGCCGTTTAACTTTGGGTAATGACGGCATTCTGGTGATCCACAGGGACGGGGATGTGGTGTGGAAGTCCACTAAGAAGAATTAA